The following are from one region of the Coffea eugenioides isolate CCC68of chromosome 2, Ceug_1.0, whole genome shotgun sequence genome:
- the LOC113763920 gene encoding protein HEADING DATE REPRESSOR 1-like — protein MRRIAIQEMNRKDREIDGLNEQLEEDARCLEHLQLQLLDERSKRSEVERQNAMLQDQITMLMDMLQENDDVDNDEGGKVEFLLQLQIQGKCFP, from the exons ATGCGCAGGATTGCCATCCAGGAAATGAATAGAAAG GATAGGGAGATTGATGGTCTGAATGAGCAGTTAGAAGAGGATGCTCGATGCCTTGAGCATTTGCAACTCCAGCTACTGGATGAACGCAGCAAGCGATCTGAAGTTGAGCGTCAAAATGCAATGCTGCAAGACCAAATTACAATGCTCATGGACATGTTACAGGAGAATGACGACGTAGATAATGATGAAGGTGGAAAGGTTGAATTTTTACTTCAACTCCAGATTCAAGGTAAGTGTTTTCCATGA
- the LOC113763251 gene encoding auxin transporter-like protein 2 yields the protein MATDKAVETVIVGNYVEMETEGKPADVKAKISKLFWHGGSVYDAWFSCASNQVAQVLLTLPYSFSQLGMMSGILFQLFYGLMGSWTAYLISILYIEYRTRKEREKVDFRNHVIQWFEVLDGLLGKHWRNVGLAFNCTFLLFGSVIQLIACASNIYYINDNLDKRTWTYIFGACCATTVFIPSFHNYRIWSFLGLLMTTYTAWYLAVASLLHGQVEGVKHSGPSKLVLYFTGATNILYTFGGHAVTVEIMHAMWKPQKFKAIYLLATLYVLTLTLPSAAAVYWAFGDMLLNHSNAFALLPRSPFRDMAVILMLIHQFITFGFACTPLYFVWEKAIGMHECKSLCKRAAARLPVVIPIWFLAIVFPFFGPINSTVGSLLVSFTVYIIPALAHIFTFKSAAARENAVEQPPKFVGRWIGAYVINIFVVVWVLIVGFGFGGWASMVNFIHQIDTFGLFTKCYQCPPQQFPPPPVMNATAPLPPPPGNLTLPHHIIRKP from the exons ATGGCGACGGACAAGGCGGTGGAGACCGTAATTGTAGGAAATTATGTAGAGATGGAGACGGAAGGCAAGCCCGCGGACGTCAAGGCCAAGATTTCCAAGCTGTTCTGGCACGGTGGCTCAGTTTATGATGCTTGGTTCAGCTGTGCTTCCAATCAG GTGGCCCAGGTACTACTGACGTTGCCATACTCATTTTCCCAGCTGGGAATGATGTCTGGGATCCTCTTCCAGCTCTTCTACGGTCTGATGGGAAGTTGGACGGCTTATCTCATCAGCATTCTGTATATTGAGTACCGAACCAGAAAGGAAAGAGAGAAAGTTGATTTCAGAAATCACGTCATTCAG TGGTTCGAAGTTCTTGATGGGTTGCTGGGGAAACATTGGAGGAACGTGGGTTTGGCGTTTAACTGCACGTTTCTTCTGTTTGGATCCGTGATTCAGCTCATCGCTTGTGCAAG CAATATATACTACATTAATGACAATCTGGACAAGAGAACTTGGACTTACATCTTTGGAGCTTGCTGCGCCACTACCGTCTTCATACCTTCTTTCCACAACTACCGAATCTGGTCTTTCCTGGGACTGTTAATGACCACTTATACAGCTTGGTACCTCGCCGTTGCTTCACTACTCCACGGCCAG GTAGAGGGAGTGAAACATTCGGGCCCAAGCAAGCTGGTGCTGTACTTCACAGGGGCCACAAACATTCTCTATACATTCGGAGGACATGCAGTTACTGT AGAAATCATGCACGCCATGTGGAAGCCACAGAAATTCAAAGCCATATACTTGCTGGCAACCCTGTACGTATTGACACTGACGCTTCCATCCGCGGCAGCAGTGTATTGGGCATTTGGTGATATGCTTCTGAATCACTCTAATGCATTCGCCCTCCTCCCCAGATCGCCCTTTAGGGACATGGCTGTAATCCTCATGCTCATTCATCAG TTCATAACATTTGGATTTGCATGCACGCCCTTGTATTTCGTGTGGGAAAAGGCAATCGGCATGCACGAATGCAAGAGCCTGTGCAAGCGTGCCGCAGCAAGATTGCCGGTGGTCATCCCCATTTGGTTCTTGGCCATCGTCTTCCCTTTCTTTGGTCCTATCAACTCCACTGTTGGATCTCTTCTCGTTAGCTTCACCGTCTACATTATCCCTGCCCTCGCTCACATTTTCACCTTCAAATCTGCAGCTGCCCGCGAG AATGCAGTAGAGCAACCACCGAAATTTGTGGGAAGATGGATCGGGGCATATGTGATTAACATCTTCGTGGTTGTGTGGGTCCTCATCGTCGGGTTCGGATTCGGTGGGTGGGCAAGCATGGTTAACTTCATCCACCAAATTGACACCTTTGGACTCTTCACCAAGTGCTACCAGTGTCCCCCTCAACAGTTTCCACCACCGCCTGTCATGAACGCCACCGCTCCTCTACCTCCTCCCCCCGGAAATCTAACTCTCCCACACCACATCATTCGCAAGCCTTGA